From a single Solanum dulcamara chromosome 4, daSolDulc1.2, whole genome shotgun sequence genomic region:
- the LOC129887062 gene encoding uncharacterized protein LOC129887062 isoform X1, whose product MQVQYQLWWHTHTSSLPLSSILYRHEAIAAAAARHHHAAASLSFRFNRNPNLTSQRYRLDTVTCSAEVGEDATVDDYDDGDTLNGTGEEGNDDDEEDGVEIEIEKLGKNRRRIRSKIAVKASLQNVWKVITNYERLADFIPGLAVCQLLEKEPNFARLLQIGEQDLAFGLKFNAKGVIDCYEKDLEDLPIGQRRDIEFKMVEGDFKKFEGKWSIEQCCENMQCKTGSDQELDSSRGQPFHTTLSYIVNVEPKLWLPVRVIEGRLCKEIKINLRAVRDEAQKVSVSSFLS is encoded by the exons ATGCAAGTCCAGTACCAGTTGTGGTGGCATACGCATACCTCTTCACTCCCCCTATCTTCAATTTTGTACCGTCACGAAGCCATAGCAGCAGCTGCCGCTCGGCACCACCACGCCGCCGCCTCACTCAGCTTCAGGTTCAACAGAAACCCTAACCTAACCTCTCAGAGATATCGTCTTGATACTGTCACGTGTTCTGCAGAAGTCGGGGAGGACGCTACAGTCGACGATTATGATGACGGCGATACTCTGAATGGTACGGGAGAAGAAGgcaatgatgatgatgaggagGACGGCGTTGAGATTGAGATTGAAAAATTGGGGAAAAATCGTCGGAGGATTCGATCTAAGATAGCCGTGAAGGCCAGCTTGCAGAATGTATGGAAAGTGATCACTAATTATGAAAGATTAGCTGATTTCATCCCTGGTCTTGCTGTCTGTCAGTTGCTTGAGAAGGAACCAAATTTCGCCCGACTTCTTCAG ATTGGAGAGCAAGACTTAGCATTCGGGCTCAAGTTTAATGCTAAAGGTGTCATTGATTGTTATGAGAAAGATCTTGAAGATCTCCCCATCGGTCAGAGACGTGATATTGAGTTTAAGATGGTAGAAGGTGACTTCAAAAAATTTGAAGGAAAATGGTCTATCGAACAG TGTTGTGAAAACATGCAGTGCAAGACAGGGAGTGACCAAGAGCTTGATTCTTCTAGGGGCCAACCATTTCATACAACTCTCTCCTACATTGTCAATGTTGAACCTAAGCTTTGGTTGCCTGTGCGGGTTATTGAAGGAAGACTCTGTAAGGAGATAAAAATCAACCTGCGGGCTGTTCGGGACGAAGCACAAAAAGTATctgtttcttcatttttatcTTAG
- the LOC129887062 gene encoding uncharacterized protein LOC129887062 isoform X2, with translation MQVQYQLWWHTHTSSLPLSSILYRHEAIAAAAARHHHAAASLSFRFNRNPNLTSQRYRLDTVTCSAEVGEDATVDDYDDGDTLNGTGEEGNDDDEEDGVEIEIEKLGKNRRRIRSKIAVKASLQNVWKVITNYERLADFIPGLAVCQLLEKEPNFARLLQIGEQDLAFGLKFNAKGVIDCYEKDLEDLPIGQRRDIEFKMVEGDFKKFEGKWSIEQCKTGSDQELDSSRGQPFHTTLSYIVNVEPKLWLPVRVIEGRLCKEIKINLRAVRDEAQKVSVSSFLS, from the exons ATGCAAGTCCAGTACCAGTTGTGGTGGCATACGCATACCTCTTCACTCCCCCTATCTTCAATTTTGTACCGTCACGAAGCCATAGCAGCAGCTGCCGCTCGGCACCACCACGCCGCCGCCTCACTCAGCTTCAGGTTCAACAGAAACCCTAACCTAACCTCTCAGAGATATCGTCTTGATACTGTCACGTGTTCTGCAGAAGTCGGGGAGGACGCTACAGTCGACGATTATGATGACGGCGATACTCTGAATGGTACGGGAGAAGAAGgcaatgatgatgatgaggagGACGGCGTTGAGATTGAGATTGAAAAATTGGGGAAAAATCGTCGGAGGATTCGATCTAAGATAGCCGTGAAGGCCAGCTTGCAGAATGTATGGAAAGTGATCACTAATTATGAAAGATTAGCTGATTTCATCCCTGGTCTTGCTGTCTGTCAGTTGCTTGAGAAGGAACCAAATTTCGCCCGACTTCTTCAG ATTGGAGAGCAAGACTTAGCATTCGGGCTCAAGTTTAATGCTAAAGGTGTCATTGATTGTTATGAGAAAGATCTTGAAGATCTCCCCATCGGTCAGAGACGTGATATTGAGTTTAAGATGGTAGAAGGTGACTTCAAAAAATTTGAAGGAAAATGGTCTATCGAACAG TGCAAGACAGGGAGTGACCAAGAGCTTGATTCTTCTAGGGGCCAACCATTTCATACAACTCTCTCCTACATTGTCAATGTTGAACCTAAGCTTTGGTTGCCTGTGCGGGTTATTGAAGGAAGACTCTGTAAGGAGATAAAAATCAACCTGCGGGCTGTTCGGGACGAAGCACAAAAAGTATctgtttcttcatttttatcTTAG